The Streptomyces sp. ICC1 DNA window GGCACCGCCGAGGAGCCGCTGGCCCTGCTCGGGGAGATCGGCCGGCTGCGCGAGGCGCTGGAGACGGAGCGCGGCGGGATCTCGCTGAACGTGCCCGAGCAGGAGATCGTCGCGCACGAGGGCTCGTACCGCCTGGCCTACCGGGCCCCGCTGCCGGCCGACGGCTGGAACGCACAGATCTCCCTGATGACCGGCATGGCCGCCGCCGAGCTGATGCTCGCCGCGGGGACCGGCATCCTGCGGACCCTGCCCACCGCTCCCGACGGGGCGGTCGGGCGGCTGCGCCGGGCGGCGAAGGGCCTGCGCATCGAGTGGCCGCACCACGTGCCGTACGCGGAGCTGGTGCGCTCCCTCGATCCGCACCGGCCCGCCGACGCGGCCTTCCTCCAGGAGTGCACCACCCTGCTGCGGGGCGCCGGCTACACGGTCTTCACCGGCGGCGCGACCCCCGATCCGCTCCTGCACGCGGCGGTCGCGGCCCCGTACGCGCACTGCACGGCCCCGCTGCGCCGGCTCGTCGACCGGTACACGGGCGAGCTGTGCGTGGCGGCTTCCGCGGGGGCCGAACCCCCGCGGTGGGCCCTGGACGCGCTGGACGCGCTGCCCAAGGAGATGGCGGGCGGCACCCGGCTGGCCAACGCGGCGGAGCGGGAGGCCGTGGACCTGGTGGAGGCGGCACTGCTCAAGGACCATGTCGGCGAGACCTTCGACGCGACGGTCATCGACGTCAAGGAGCGGGAGCCGCTGGTGGGCACGGTCCAGCTGGAGGACCCGGCGGTGGTCGGCCGCGTCGAGGCCCCGGCCGGGGGGAGCCTGCCGCTCGGCGACCGGATCAGGGTCCGGCTGACGGCGGCGGACCCCGGGACGTCGAAGGTGCTCTTCGCCCCGGTCTAGGAGGCGGGTCGCTCCGGGCGGGTCCGGTCCACGGCCCCGTTTGCTCTGGTCACCTGACCACGCGGCTGCCATCATCGGCCGGAGCCCGGGTCCACCGGCCGCGCGACAGCAGGGGGAGGGCCCGCGGATGGGGTCCGTCGACGTCATCGAGGTACCGGGCGGGGACGCTCCCGCGCCGCACGCCCGCTCGGCACGACGCCGGCGGCCGGCCCCGGCCCTGCGGCCGCTCATCGTCAACTACACGGGGTTCCACACCGAGTTCACCGAGCCGAGGCACCGGCTGGAGCTGCCCACCGGATACGTGACGCTGGTCTTCAACTTCTGCGACGGCCTGTGGGTGACGCGTACGGAGGAACTCGGCGAGGCCCTGCTGCGGCCCGCCTCCCGCGCCATGGTCAGCGGCCCGCGCACGGTGCCGGCCATCGGGGTGCACGCGGGCGTCGTGCACGGGCTGGAGGTGAACATGAGCCCGCTGGGCTGCTACCGGCTGTTCGGCGTCCCCATGTGGCACTTCGAGGACGCGCACGTGGACCTGGCGGACGTGCTCGGCCCGGGCGGCCGGTTCCTGACCGAGCGGCTCCGGTCGCTCGGCTCGTGGACGGAGCGCTTCGCCCTGCTCGACGAGGTGCTCTGTGCCCGCCTGGAGCGCGGCCCGCTGCCCGCGCCCGAAGTCCGCGGCGCGCTCTCCGGGTTGTGGGCGGACAGCCGCTCGCTGACCCGGGTGAGCTCCGAGACCGGGTGGAGCGCGCGCACCCTGCGGGCCCGGTTCCGCGAGCAGGTGGGCCTGTCCCCCAAGGCCGTGGCCCGGGTGTTCCGGCTCCAGCACGCGCTGGGGCTGCTGGCGGCGGGGACGGCGGCCGCGCACGTCGCGGCCGTCTGCGGCTACCACGACCAGGCGCACCTGAGCCGCGAGGTGAAGGCGATGACGGGGCTGCCCCCGTCCCGGTTCGTCCGGCTCCGCGGCGGGCTGGCCCCGGGCTCGGCGCTGGACCGGATGCCGGGCCGGGTCAGCAGCGTGATGCTGTCGGGCTGAACCGCGAACCGGTCCCTCTCCGCGCGGTGTGCCGTTTTTGACAAGACAGGCGCGCGGCGGCTTGTCACGCTCGGCGCACGGCAGCCCTGCGGCAGCCCGTCACGGGGGTGTGGGCTGCCGCAGTGCGGCAAGCAGCGCGTCGACCAGCGCGCGGGGATCGTCCGCGTGGAACCGGACGGCGCGCGCCTCGGCGCGGGCGCCGAGCGGGCGGTGGAAGGCGAGCGGCCGGGTCAGTTCCACGGTCACGGTGGTCTGGCTGCCCACGATCAGGTCGAGCACCCCGTCCTCGGAGAGGGTGACGAGCCGGCCCTCGGGGTAGCGGCGGTCCACCCGCACCGAGGCCACCGCGTCCGGCGGGACGGCCAGGTCGAAGAGGGCGCCGTAGCGGATGAGCAGGGTGCCGTCGGGGCGGACCACGTGCGGTCGGGTGACGCAGGCGGCGTGCAGCGCGAGCACCGCCAGCACCCCGTACACGTCGAGGACGAGCACCACCCGGTGGACGGCCGGCCAGGGGATCAGGAAGGCCAGTGCGACCGTCTCGATCAGCGACACGAAGAGCAGGCCGTACATCATGGCCGTCTGCGGACCGGTGTACGGGGCCGCGTGGTCCGCGGGGCGCACCCCGTGCGGCGGCCGGCGCAGCGCCCACCGGCAGAGCGCGGCGCCCGCGCGCAGCTCGTGCAGGAGGAGGCGGCGTACGGGCGCGGGCACGACGGCCCGGACGGCCTCACGGCGGGCGGCGCCCGGGGCGGTGCCGCGGGTGCGCGCGGCGGCGTACAGGGAGTACAGGACGCCGGCCTCCAGGAGCAGGACCCCGAGCACCAGCACCTCGGCGGCGGCCAGGGCCCAGCCGGGCGGGCGCGGGCCGGCCGCCAGGCACACCACCAGGACCAGTTCCATCGGGATCACGGCCCCCGCCGCGATCCGTGCCGCGCGTAGCGCGCTCATGCCCGTCCCCCCTCGTCCGTGTCCGTGTCCGTGGCGGTGCCCATGTCCGTGAAGGCTTCCATCACCCGGCGGACGACTTCCGCCTGCGCCGGGGCGTACTCGGCGAGCAGGGCCTCCGTGAAGCCCGGCGCCGCCGTCGGCCGCGCGTCGGCCCGGATCGCCGCGAACGCCTCGGCGGGCATCGCGGCCACCAGTTCCGCGGCGAGCGGCCCGATCCGCGGGTCGTCGGCGGGCGCGTCGGCGAGTGCGTCGAGCCGCTCGTACAGCGCGAGCACCGCCGGATCGGCGGCGACCGTTCCGAGCACGGCGTAGAGCTCCTCCCCCACGGCCCCCGACGCGTCCAGCAGGCCCAGGTGCTCGCGGTCGAGCGCGGCGGCCGGCGAGGTCGTCGCGGGCGCCTTGGCGAGCAGCGCGGCGAGCGCGGGCGAGACGGGCTCGACCTCCCCGGGCGGGGCGGCGAGCAGCACGGCCAGGCGGCGCCTGCGCTCGGCCAGTTCGGCCTCCTGGCGGGCGAGGTCGGCGTCGAGCTCCTCGAGTACGTCGGCCAGGTCGCGCCCGGCGTCGTCCGCGAGCACGTCGCGCACCTCGTCGAGGCTCAGCCCGAGCTCGGTCAGCCGGCGCACCCGGGCCAGCCGGACGGCGTCGCGGACGCTGTAGGCGCGGTAACCTCCCCCAGCTACCGCTGGGAGGTGCCCCCTGGGCGCCGGTCCGGCTCCGGGAGCAGGCCGATGTGGTGGTAGTGCCGGATCGCCCGGGTGGTGACCCCGACGAGCGCGGCGATTTCTCCGATGCGCATACGGGCCAGTAGAAACCCTGCCGCTGCGTCAAGGTCAAGCGCCTGTACGGGGCGGGTACCATGGTCGACACGACAGACGAGTCGGCCGGGCGGCCGCGTCGGGGTCCCCGGATCCCGCCGAGGAACGTCCGGGCTCCACAGGGCAGGGTGGTGGCTAACGGCCACCCGGGGTGACCCGCGGGACAGTGCCACAGAAAACAGACCGCCTGGGGCTTCGGCCCCCGGTAAGGGTGAAACGGTGGTGTAAGAGACCACCAGCGCCTGAGGTGACTCAGGCGGCTAGGTAAACCCCACCCGGAGCAAGGTCAAGAGGGGTCGTTTTCGGACGACTCTGCGCGAACGTTCGAGGGCTGCCCGCCCGAGTTCGCGGGTAGACCGCACGAGACCGGCGGCAACGCCGGTCCTAGATGGATGGCCGTCTCCCCGGCGACCGCGAGGTCTCCGGGCGACAGAACCCGGCGTACAGGCCGACTCGTCTGTTGCACCTCTCCGGAGCCACACCTCTCCGACCCGCGGATACGCGGGTCCGGGGAGGTTTTTCTTTGCCCCTGTCGTTCCCTTCACGACGACCCCGCGCCACACGCAGCCGAGACTGGTACGGTAATGCCGTACGACTTGACGTGACAGGGAGGTCAGTCCATGCCGATCTCGGCGAACGAAGCCCGCACACGCTTCTACCCACTGATCCGGCAGGTCAACGAGGACCACGAACCGATAGAGGTCACCTCCCGGGAGCACGGCGACGTGGTCATCATGGCCGCCGAGGACTTCCGGTCCTGGCAGGAGACGGTCTACCTCCTGCGCTCACCCCGTAACGCGCAGATCCTCATGGAGTCCATCGCCGAGCTCGACGCCGGCCACGGGCAGGCGCGCGAGCTCATCGACGACACGGACGACGTCGGGTCCGCCGCGTGAAGGTGATGTTCTCCAGCCGCGCCTGGGATCAGTACACGTACTGGTCGACGGCTGATCCGAAGATCCTCAAGCGGATCAATCGCCTGATCCAGGAGATCCAGCGCACGCCCTTCGAAGGCGCCGGAAAGCCGGAACCGCTCAAGGGCAACCTCTCCGGCTGGTGGTCCAGAAGGATCACCGATGAGCACCGTCTCGTCTACCGCACCAGGGACGGGGCCGTGGAGATCGCCCAGGCCCGCTACCACTACTGAGCGGCGGCGGCCCCGGCCGCGCCA harbors:
- a CDS encoding RNB domain-containing ribonuclease; its protein translation is MPRRHMIMTGADGAALRAALRELRTRLEVPREFPAPVLAEAERAVAHPLLPDLDSTDIPLFTIDPPTSRDLDQAMHLAKRPSGGYRVHYAIADVAAYVTPGGALDAEAHRRVTTLYFPDEKVPLHPAVLSEGAASLLPDQTCPALLWRLDLDAEGRVEHTDVRRALVRSRAKLDYAGAQKAIDTGTAEEPLALLGEIGRLREALETERGGISLNVPEQEIVAHEGSYRLAYRAPLPADGWNAQISLMTGMAAAELMLAAGTGILRTLPTAPDGAVGRLRRAAKGLRIEWPHHVPYAELVRSLDPHRPADAAFLQECTTLLRGAGYTVFTGGATPDPLLHAAVAAPYAHCTAPLRRLVDRYTGELCVAASAGAEPPRWALDALDALPKEMAGGTRLANAAEREAVDLVEAALLKDHVGETFDATVIDVKEREPLVGTVQLEDPAVVGRVEAPAGGSLPLGDRIRVRLTAADPGTSKVLFAPV
- a CDS encoding helix-turn-helix domain-containing protein; the protein is MGSVDVIEVPGGDAPAPHARSARRRRPAPALRPLIVNYTGFHTEFTEPRHRLELPTGYVTLVFNFCDGLWVTRTEELGEALLRPASRAMVSGPRTVPAIGVHAGVVHGLEVNMSPLGCYRLFGVPMWHFEDAHVDLADVLGPGGRFLTERLRSLGSWTERFALLDEVLCARLERGPLPAPEVRGALSGLWADSRSLTRVSSETGWSARTLRARFREQVGLSPKAVARVFRLQHALGLLAAGTAAAHVAAVCGYHDQAHLSREVKAMTGLPPSRFVRLRGGLAPGSALDRMPGRVSSVMLSG
- a CDS encoding type II toxin-antitoxin system prevent-host-death family antitoxin produces the protein MPISANEARTRFYPLIRQVNEDHEPIEVTSREHGDVVIMAAEDFRSWQETVYLLRSPRNAQILMESIAELDAGHGQARELIDDTDDVGSAA
- a CDS encoding Txe/YoeB family addiction module toxin: MKVMFSSRAWDQYTYWSTADPKILKRINRLIQEIQRTPFEGAGKPEPLKGNLSGWWSRRITDEHRLVYRTRDGAVEIAQARYHY